The DNA segment ACGCGCTCGACTTCGGGCTCGTCGCCTGCGCGCGCGCGGTGCCCGACCTCGACACGCTGCGCGACGCGCTGGTGGAGTCGTTCCGCGAGCTCGAGAAGACGGCGGCGCCGCTGGAGGCGAAGCGCGCGTGAGCGCGCGGCCCGCGCGCGCCGCACTACCGTGCGCCCATGCACGAATCGCTGCTCATCGCCTGCACTCGTGGCCCCGCTGCGAGCGCGCTCGCGAGCACGCTAGGCGCCGGACTTCTCGCGCTGCCCGATGAGGTGGACGCGCTCGAAGCCTGGCGCGAGCGCGAAGCCGGTGGCGCGAAGTGCGCGCGCATCGCGGTCGGGCTCATGCACGGGCGCGAGATCTCCGCACGCGCGTTGTTAGGGGTCGACCCCGCGAGCTGGCTCGCGCGCGCGGAGGACCCGATCGCGCGCTGGGTGTTCGCGCTCGGCGTCGCCGCGGCGCGCTGCTGGGACGACGGCGCGATCGTCGCGGTGATCGACCGCCCGGCGCCGCTCGATTGCGCCGGCTTCGCACCCGAGAGCGCGGCTGCCGACGCCGCGTGCGCGCTGGTGCGCTCCCTTGCGCGCTCCGAGGGCGCTCGCGGTGTGCGCGTGAACGCTGTGGTGACGAGCGCGCGGCTCGCGCCCGCAACGCCCGTCGCGCCTGCGCCGCCCCTCGCGAGCTTCCCCGGCAGGCTCGAGCGCGAGGTCGTGGGCGCGGTGCGCATGCTGCTCGCGGACGACGCGAGCGGAGTCACGGGCCAAGTCATCGCCGCGGAT comes from the Deltaproteobacteria bacterium genome and includes:
- a CDS encoding SDR family oxidoreductase; the protein is MHESLLIACTRGPAASALASTLGAGLLALPDEVDALEAWREREAGGAKCARIAVGLMHGREISARALLGVDPASWLARAEDPIARWVFALGVAAARCWDDGAIVAVIDRPAPLDCAGFAPESAAADAACALVRSLARSEGARGVRVNAVVTSARLAPATPVAPAPPLASFPGRLEREVVGAVRMLLADDASGVTGQVIAADCGRTW